AAGCCCTCTTCTTAATTTTCCACTTACATCATCGTACCCCTCATTAGTAGCAGTAATAGTACGTGGTAATTCATAACCTGCATGCGAAAGAAAGATGAAGTGAAATTCTAGCTGATTAAATTTAAAACACCCCCCGCccccttccaaaaaaaaaaatggtagaggatcaagaatatttttgtgaaaattaattttatattttcaaaataagtatatagaaaatgaataaagtaACTTTTTTAGTGGTAGAGGATCAAGAATGAATGCATAATGAAATGTCTAAAAATGGTAGAGGATCAAGAATGAATGATTGGAGAATTTTAGATAACATACAGTTGTCAATTAATTAGTAGTAGGGTTAATGTGCAATTGTGAAAATAATGGTATTCAAATTCAGATTTAGCatgtttttaacttttttcttttttttttgtctgaaTCAAAGAGGTTAGAACCTCTTCACCCTTAAAAATTATTGGTACAGTGGAAAGTTCAAGGAGTGACTATTGTGTCTTAACACCAGCACCACAAAGTGGTATTCCAAATTTATATTTAGATATAGATATAAATGTACATATATGGGTGTAGATTTGTAGGTAACTATGGTatataaaaaatacaaattaatctttcctacactaacAGTCTATACGCTGTCAGTATTAGATGaataataaatatacaaaatttaaatttaaaattcaactctTACACATATGTCATGAATAACCCTGCAAATATTTAAAGAGTAGGCTAGAAATCTTTacaaatttttgtaattttcttataattgctccaaaatttagaaaatatattTTCCTTTAATATAGCATAACCTCAAATCAGATTTTTTCCCCCTTCGCATAGTAGCATCATGTCAGATTTACAATATTGCCCCAACTGATGATACATCCTAACTCCATCACTGCTTACATATAGGGATATGATCAAGAATTAATGTCCAATGTCTTTCCACATAGCCAATTGTAGTTTGATGTAATGCATTTCCTCAGTAACTGTTTGCACACCATGCATTTATATTGCATACATATATGAGTGACAATTCGACACTTCAAAAAATCACACTCATAATTCTCATTCATTTCGATGAACCAAATCCATTTCTATTGGCTTAActaaatcaaaagagaaacagtgAGATTTAAGAATAGGAAAAGGCAAATGGAAGATTTGAACCCAACATCTCTAAGTTCTCAACCTTCACCCTTAATCACTTTATTAAGGGGGACCAAGCTTATGCACTTTGTTAGAGTCAATCTCCATCAATATGAGTTTGCAGCAACCTCTTAGAAGAGATGCATAATAAGGTGGATTGTTCTTGCAACTTGGTCCgacattttctttttccccttctctTCTTCCATTGCTAGAGACCAAATTGAGAGAGGGAAGGGAGAGGGAAGGAGGAGAAGGAATATATCTCGTAAAACTTGAATATTGGTCCCACGATTATTGGAAACTGTGGACGCCATGATTTTTGTTTACTAACTCAAGCACACCCTATCTTGATTTGCTTGGAATCTGGAGATATTCTAGAATACAAATTACAATCAGAAATTCCAACTTTTGGCTAACAAAACCTATCTAAAAAGAATAAGAATCTACCCTCTTGGCCATAACTCAATTCAGTAGATTATGAagaataactttggaaattgaCCAGCACTAACATTTTCCCTCTACAAAATGTGGCAATGAACTTATAAATCAAGCTGTGCATACTTGTTTCATCGAGACCatcctatttcttttttcttgtctcTATTTGTATACAAAAATCTGAAGCAATACATAGATAGAttcaaaaaaaatcaccaaTGGCTCAAGAGGGGCCTCTATCTGCTGAACTTGATATGCTTAGTCATGTTCTGAGGCTGGTGGAGGCTTTTCGGGCTTTCGACGCTGACAGTGATGGCCAAATTTCTTCAGCAGAGCTTGGTGGGATCATGGGATCACTAGGATACAATCCAGCTGAGGCAGATATTCAGGCTATGATGCAAAAAGGTGACACTAACAAAGATGGACTGCTAAGCATTACAGAGTTTCTTGATTTGAACACCAAGGACCTTGGACTTGGTGGCCTCTCAACTATTCTCAGGAGGGTTTTTGCGGCCTTGGATTTTCAGGGGGAAGAGTTTGTGACCGGGGAAGAGCTGTTTGAAGTTGTGGAAAATATGGGACAAGATTTGTCTCTTGAAGATTGCCAGAGTATTATTGCTTCTGTTGATGGAGATGGAGATGGAGCTATAAGTTTTGAGGACTTCAAGCTTATTGTCACTGCCCTCCTCTAGAATTCTGTTCTGGTTTTCCATATCTAACGGACAAATACAATAGGCATAAAGCAGTAGTACTAGTTTGTAACCCCATGCTTAAGCATGGATATGTATTTGTTTCAAAATTAAGGAATAAgaacataaaataattttacttcagttattttcttttttgaaataTGTTTTTTACTTTAGGTTAACATTTGTAAGTACTAGAAAATGAAAACTTAGATCTAATATACATGACCATTTTCCTGATATCAATCGACCTAACTTTGAATCCTCTAGTACATCTTTATTCTTGTAAATATGCTTACAAACTTCTATTTGTTTTCCCTTCACTTTAGAATGTGTGGACAAATTTATGCTATCAGTATCAAATTCCAAAGCATATCTATAGTCCTTCAATCATTTCCAAACAAGAGGAATATTATACAATTTCGTACAGATTTGCTGTTCTCATATGAATTAATTTGACGTTTCGATACAAATTACTGATCAACAGTTCGAGATCAAAGGTATTGCTTAGCCAAATTGGCCATAGAACATGAAGTTCAGGAAGTAACAATTGGAGCCTGGAAATTCGTTTCCTAATGAAGACATCTAAAACTTGGCAAGCAAAATTCCTCAAGAGAAGAATATCAATGTCAATGAAATAATTGATTCCTTCTATCCCTTTTATCTTTAAAACCTTATACTCAACTAACGTACAAGCATTTAAATGACAGTTAATAAGGGGATCAGAGCCAAATAAGTGGAATACCGTATAAAGCTAACTTTGACATACCGTGGAACCTTATCCTGACTCCAGGGACTGTAACTCAATGTGAACAACCCTCAGGATCGCCATCCTCCCTCAGAAATATCATGTCCTTGTCTTCAGAAGATAGTTTGTATCATAGTGCATAAGACAATTGCATCCCCTGCTCCACAACAGATGAGACCTGCCTTTCAGTTGCAGTGgaaaaattctgaaatctgCGTCCCATAAACCAGAAAACAGATGATAAAACAGAGCATCCATATTCCACAGACAGTCAAATTAACATGTCAAGCactaacaaaagaaaaaagcgaCTGAATCTCTCAATTCATAAGATTAGAAAAGCATTTTCATGCAGATTAATATGAATAGAACGCGAAAATTATCCAGCTTAGTAGCAGCCAAAGCAACTTATAAGCCATATCTTTAGTTCCTGCACATACTTTGCTCATAAGCCCATTTCATAGAGATACCTTCCTCGCAAATATGGTCTAATCACCCAACACTTATGTTTGAGGACAAGTGACAACAAAATGCAACATAAATTACATTGACAGAAAAGAACAGGTCTTGAAACTGGTACATGCAAAAAAAAGGGGGCTTCTTCCACATTTTAATCaggaaaatgcagcaaagtgAGACAATAAATAACTTCAAAAACAgctttgcaaattttttttttttttaaaaaaaccccCGAAAAAAGTAAGAACTAGATGTAAAAGATCAGCAACAAGGTTTGACCGTTGCAGGAAAATTGTTAGCAGCTGAAACACAATGTAGCAACCCACGCCTTTTAGTACAGCCCATTACACCAATATTATTTCAAGTAATCGATTAATATTACTGTCAAAGAGGTTGCGAATGTTAGCTTCAGTAAAAGAACACTTGACAGGCTTTGTTCTATGTTCTCTGTAGTTGGACAACTCCAGTAGGGTTAGTTCTAGTGTTCAGAATTTACTAACAATGAAAAGCTACGGGAAAAAAATCATTGTGCAATAAAATGCAGATATGATATGGTACATACAGAAGAATAATAACCTTAAGTATATTCGTCACCCTTTTTTAACTCCTTCCATAACTCCTTCCAAGCTAAAGATTGACTGAACAACTGATTGCACATATATAAACAATTATAACATGTATTCATATGTAACCATGACTATCCATGGGACCTCAAAATTTAAATCCAAAGCAAGACAATTGTCTAAAACGTTTTTACACTTCTAAATTGGCTGCTAGGCTCCATCTaggatttgaaatgaaagaaacAATTTTATCCTACTTACAAGAAAATTCTCCAACTTATATAAATGCTGAAACTTTTCGAtaaattcaaaatcacaaactttattTCCAGATCTAGTTTCATTTCCTAATTCCAATAAACAAACATTACATGCAAGCTAAAGTACTAAAACCATGAAAAATAACGAAAAAGAGCCTTCACAATTTACTTCTTAAGTGATATGCCATATTGAGGTTCTCCACAAAAGGATAAACAACAAGTCTTTCAGAGGAAGTGGTAGAAATCCAATTAACAGCAGAGAATTTCTATGAACTGCTACACTTATCAATCAAACTTCCATATGGACTGTGGCTTCCTCCTCCAGGACCAAAGATCTTTGAGGGATTAAGATGACCAACGGAGTTCCTCCAATACCCAGTTCAAAAGTGAACTCAAATAGTTTTAGTTCCAGCAGATAAAATTTAGGTGCCAAAAACTGCAGGACCAAAAGTTGTAAAAAATGTGAAGGTCCTCTTTATCTCCCATCCATAAACTTCTTGCTATCAGGATCAATCTTCAGCATCAGCATTAGCACAGAAGGATTGTTCTGATTCTCAGCAGATAAATCAAGTAAAATGGAAAATGTAGATGCATCCAGCAAGAATCCTCTATGAACCATTTCTTCATGATAGACAATCCCATCATCATAATGTCCTCCCTTAAAGAGTCCTTGCAGAATGTCACCAAGAGACCTCCTCTAAACAAAGATGATAAGTGATAAAAGGATCAACTGTGAACCTTAGTACCATTCCTACCAGCTAATTAAACATCAGGGGCCAAAAAACTGCAGGACCAACATGTTACAACTAATGTGAAGGTCCTCTTTGTCCCCCATCCATGAACCTCTTGCTATTGGGATCAATCTTCAGCATCAACATTAGCACAGAAAGATTGTTCTGATTCTCAGCAGATAAATCAAGTAAAATGGAAAATGTAGATGCATCCAGCAAGAATCCTCTATGAACCATTTCTTCATGCTAGACGATCGCATCATCATAATGACCTCCCTTAAGGAGTCCTTGCAGAATGACATTGTATGTAACACTATTTGCCAAGCAACCCTTCTCTTCCATTTTTTCAACGAGCTCTTTACCTTCAATGAGCAGACCTTCTGAAAGCAGGCCAGCAATCATGGTGTTGTATGTTATGACATCAGGGTCCAATCTTTTAAGGGAGAGATTTTTGAAAAGATCTCGGGCACTATCGACCCTCCTGCATTTGCACAACCCATCAAGCATGATATTGTACATTTCAATGTGAAGATCTGTTCCATCGGCTTCAGTTGCATGGAATAACTCCAATGCTTCGTCGACATGTCCAGTCTTGCATAATCCATCCAGTACCACACAGTAAGTGTGAAAATCAGGCTTCATGCCAGAAGCTTGCATCTCCTTGAAAATTTCTCGTGCACTAAGATACCTTCCTGAACTAAATAACCCCTGCAACAGTGTTATAAAGAACAATATCAAGTGTTAAACCTTTATGTGGAATCTCTCGAAAGAGCTTCATGGCTGCTTCCAATTTCTTGGTCTTGTAATAGGCATTTATTAGAATACCATAGCTATGGAGATTGGGTGTAAAGCCGCTAGCAACCATGGTATCGAAAACTCTCCTTGTGTCATCTATTCGCCTCTGTAAACAGTACCCATCCATTAAGGAAGTGTATGTGACCAGGTTGGGATTTTGACCTTGCTGGATCATGATCCGGACTACCTCTTCAGCATCTTCTATATGCCCTTCCTTACATAGTGCATCCACCACTATGTTAAAAGAAATAACATCTGGAACAATTTTATAAACCTTCATCTCATAAAAGAGCTTGTCAACGTCCTCCCATCTGCTTAGGTTGCACAGACCATGAATCAAACAACTGTAAGTGACAACATTCGGGGGAATGTCCTGTAAGAGGGCAAGACCTTCATCAACCATTTTATCCTTGCACAAGCTATCAATGACGGTATTGTAAATAATTGCAGTAGGTTTACAAGGTCTTCCTCGTTTTTCCATAGCTCTGAGCAAGTCGATGGCTGTTTGAGTGTTTCCTGCCTTACAGAGCCCATCTATCACAATGCCCAACATAGTTTCGTTGGGTTTACAAAGTTTTTCTTTGATTATCTTTTTGAACAATTCTTGCGCCTCAGGAACCTTATGGTCTCGGAAGAGTCCCTTAAGTAAAGTGCTAAAGGTGACCACATTAGGGACAAAACCACGTTTGAAGAAGCCAGACAATGTAGAAAAAGCTAAATCCACTCGGCCCACAACGCAGCAACAATTAATCATTATATTAAGGGTGGCCTCATCAACAGGAATGCCCTGGACACACATAtctctaaaaagggaaacaactGAAGAATAATGCTTCTCCATCTTAACAATACGGTCCAGCAATTGAGTGAAATCAATGACGGAAGGCAGAGGCCTCATCCGAGCCATCCGCTCGAACAAGCTCAAAGCATCATCAAGACTGTTGACATTATTAATATCATTCCTTAATTCAGGTTGAAATTTCAGAGCTTTTTCAGAAGAACTCTTAAATTTAATACTAATAGCAGAATAAAAAGCCAAATGGGGTTTATGGTTTGGGAATGCAGAGAGGAATGATGCAAGAGTAGTACAACCTGCAGGAGCAGGAGTACCTAATGAAGCCGCTGCTTCCTGAGACCGAGCAATAGAAACAATCACCGCAGAAGAAGCTCTTCTCTTCATCGTCGtcgtcttcatcatcatcatccccATCGTCTTCCGGTCTCAAATGAACTAATTACTGGGATTTTTTCAGGCAAATTCTGAAGTTCgttgaaaattattttctgAGGTAAATCCAGGCAATTGCGCTTGCTTTCTCAATTACGACGTCGTCACAGTGTCGGATATTAAAGCTCAATCAAAAGCCTGGCAATGCCCAAaccgcttttttttttttttattaaaaaaaaagaggctaTATTTGTTGATGATGAACAATGATATTGTTGTTATTATTGCAACCCTTGATTAAGATAAACAATTAAACATAGTTATATTTAAACATAGAAAAGatatatttttcaaaacaattaaataCTACCCCattaagtaaaaaattttgagcCATGCAGCAAATTTTATTTAGGCAAGTTTAAGAATATAATTTAGTCAAGCTATTTGACTAGAACTTGCACGTAGTTTAGTCAAAGGTTCGATTCCGGTATGGGGTGTTAGTGACGTGACGATGACGTTGAAAGTGGATAGAGAAGATGGGGGGTGGTAGGTGGTGGTTTTTTTAATCTTTAAAATATACTctcataaaattttaaattttaaaacatCGCAACAAATAACtatagtaaaagtttttttATATGCAATACTATAGTTTagtatttcaaaaataactaaaaaaaaaacctaatcgATGTAGAGTCTCTAATATTAGACTAATAAACTATCTCTTACATTTTTAACTTATATTgatttgtactttttttttatttttatccttttgtATATTTTGCATAATTACTTGCctagattttctttttgtttcaaaatttggataaGTAGTTCTCcaaatgaaaaaatgttggtTAAAAATCAACATAACTCACAAGTGTAAGAGGTAACCTATTTTACTCTAAAATTAGAAGCGTAAAAGGTAGCTTATTTTAATCTAAAATGAGAGTCTTCTTAATGTGATGTCGAATTTTTGTCCATTGTGTTGTTTTAAGAGTTtgtgaaaagggaaaaaaaaacctaaaagaATGTAACGATTTGGAggcagaaaaaataaaagaaaattaggaGCAATACATAACTTGTTTTTACTATTTGGTAACATAGCGAATCAATCACTAAGTGCAATGGTCATTCTTAGCCTGTAGGTGAGGGTTCAAATTCCACCTGCAGCGAAAAAAATCCAATGATGGTGCCAAAGCACTCTTTTGATCTAATAAGGTCTGCATACCTGCTAGTTCCCAACACAAAACTTTTAGACTCCTTGTCCCCTCTAGTATAGGATAAAATAGGTTATATAATAATTGTCGTCTCCAAAAAATAAATCGTTTTCTTGCTTTTACCACTTTGTAATACAGCGGATCACTTTTACCAAATCATCCCTCCCCCCAACGGCaaattatactagaaaaatggtcCGATAAATCAGAAAGACAAGACATCTGATGAGATCTGTCCCTTGCACTGATCTATCAAATCAGACTGATATGCTCAGTCTGTCAGATCCTAGGAACTTGAATCCCACTATCCTTCCCTCTAAATTGTCCCATATAAATATCGGGATTTCTCACTCAAAAAGGGGACGAGAAATGTTCTGTAAGAATCACTCTCTAAAAACTCCATTACTTCCTATCCTTATCAAAACTAACTAGATCGTCAAAGAAAAATCGGAGGATTCAGCCCCACCTCTTATAACTTGGAGTAGGTGACTTCCCTGAAGCCTTACCTCCTCCAGGAGATCACTTCAACAGTTTGGTACAGCTCGTCCATCTGAAAATCACCTTTTCAATTGGCGTTGTTGTGGGAACTCGAAAATACCAAAGAATGAAACCTACGCGCTCTAGGAGCAGAAAGGTTACAATCCTCAGTTCTAGGAGTAGGAATGTTTTTTGAGGTCGTTACAATCCTCAGTCTCATGTCCGACATCTCAATGGTACGAGCAGCAGAGATTGAAGTTCCTCTTCTCCTGCTTCCCTGTCATCTTAGAGCTCGACAGAGGTGATTTTGCTCCATTACTACTAGGATGTGTGACCGATTGGTATTCAGGAGGGTGAGTTCGAAGTCAGGGATGGACTTCTTGCCCCTGTCAATCCTATCAAAAACACTCCAGCGATCACGGGAAGAGCTTGATGCTCCTCCGCTGGGCCCTTGATCGCCTCGGCCAGTTTCTTTTTTCCTCATAAAGTCATGACTCACTCGCGTAGCTTGAGCTTCCCTCTTCATGCAATTCAGGTCTTCGCTCTGGATACCATTATCTAC
The genomic region above belongs to Coffea arabica cultivar ET-39 chromosome 7c, Coffea Arabica ET-39 HiFi, whole genome shotgun sequence and contains:
- the LOC113697795 gene encoding probable calcium-binding protein CML29, with translation MAQEGPLSAELDMLSHVLRLVEAFRAFDADSDGQISSAELGGIMGSLGYNPAEADIQAMMQKGDTNKDGLLSITEFLDLNTKDLGLGGLSTILRRVFAALDFQGEEFVTGEELFEVVENMGQDLSLEDCQSIIASVDGDGDGAISFEDFKLIVTALL
- the LOC113697794 gene encoding pentatricopeptide repeat-containing protein At5g25630-like — its product is MGMMMMKTTTMKRRASSAVIVSIARSQEAAASLGTPAPAGCTTLASFLSAFPNHKPHLAFYSAISIKFKSSSEKALKFQPELRNDINNVNSLDDALSLFERMARMRPLPSVIDFTQLLDRIVKMEKHYSSVVSLFRDMCVQGIPVDEATLNIMINCCCVVGRVDLAFSTLSGFFKRGFVPNVVTFSTLLKGLFRDHKVPEAQELFKKIIKEKLCKPNETMLGIVIDGLCKAGNTQTAIDLLRAMEKRGRPCKPTAIIYNTVIDSLCKDKMVDEGLALLQDIPPNVVTYSCLIHGLCNLSRWEDVDKLFYEMKVYKIVPDVISFNIVVDALCKEGHIEDAEEVVRIMIQQGQNPNLVTYTSLMDGYCLQRRIDDTRRVFDTMVASGFTPNLHSYGILINAYYKTKKLEAAMKLFREIPHKGLTLDIVLYNTVAGVI